In Providencia sneebia DSM 19967, one DNA window encodes the following:
- the tamB gene encoding autotransporter assembly complex protein TamB has product MKWMKWLKWISFTILFILVLILGTLGWVLGTQSGLHFALNNAVKFVPGLDIRHIEGDINNLTLEGVKYQMPGVDVDAQKLHLALRLKCLTSRELCIDDLSTENVIVSVDTSKLPPSEETPPSEPLTELNAPLTISLNQLLLTSTQVTVDGTQIDLEKFRTGIHWQKKALTLLPTDIIDLAINLPVNEEKSAEKQPEKPAVEANPNETESLGETLKALFAKPLLAELPEVILPVDLDIKGINGSNLKLTGSQDVVINNLNISLSNNGQDVLLKQFAIDSPQGNVSLSGEVALKEKWPVSLSLTGESHLDDLDGQKVDLSLKGGLLEELALALNLSGPINATLDAQTDLAQADLPIQLTLESQTLSWPLVGEAQYKLDNTRLRLNGRPSAYDLSLRSAITGLDIPPSTLMLDAKGNEQQINLTRLRLAALEGHADITGVADWSKAISWNAVLTLSGINTVKQWPEWPAKVDGKIATRGSLYGGSWQLQIPEIILDGNVKNNILKARGQAEGNAAGQWNIPELKLALGKNQIDVKGSLADKWNLDAKINAPGLGGVLPGLGGVILGDIKLRGDLAAPQVTADLTAKGVKWQDALSVDDIVIKGNISSGDQISGDLSVVVRQLKQADLLISQLTLDAKGTEKQHTVKLNVKGEPVSGHLALAGGFDRQTEVWKGNLSNTLFETPVGDWQLSKPMLLDYANQTQEVTIGTHCWVNTNARLCVPKPIKAGKNGSADIVLERFDLAMLKPFLTDGTRVSGIFSGKANVIWKDDGSMPQAKVDLNGNQIKAVQVLQGTPLPLEFETLTLNAALKNGKADLNWLFKIAGNGQFKGNVHISDLEKRRQLSGNIEINSITLALIKPLLGEKEVANGNLNANLRLGGTANNPLLNGNLSLSALEVKYSMIPFDIKSGNLGIVFNGTNSTMNGQINTPEGYLNISGDADWRNIDAWRAKVMAVGNNLRISMPPMIKVDIQPDIVFEASPTLLTLNGSVTIPWARITVQELPESAVGASSDVVMLDKNLKPIDKVSTPIPIQTDLEIKIGNDVRLDAFGLKARLTGMLKVLQSKHGLNLNGQIDIPSGRFRAYGQDLIVRKGQIQFSGAPDQPFLNLEAIRNPDNTADGVIAGVKVTGLADKPKVEIFSEPAKTQQEALSYLLRGEGLASGDANGSQMTSMLIGLGVAQSGQLVGKIGETFGVSDLALDTQGIGDKSQVVVSGKITNDLQIKYGVGIFDSLATLTLRYRLMPKLYLEAVSGVNQALDLLYQFEF; this is encoded by the coding sequence ATGAAATGGATGAAGTGGTTAAAGTGGATAAGTTTTACCATTTTATTCATTTTAGTTTTAATTCTAGGGACATTAGGTTGGGTACTTGGAACTCAATCAGGACTGCATTTTGCGCTTAATAATGCTGTGAAATTTGTGCCCGGGTTAGACATTCGCCATATTGAGGGTGATATTAATAATCTAACCTTAGAAGGTGTGAAATATCAGATGCCGGGTGTTGATGTCGATGCGCAAAAACTACACCTTGCTTTGCGTCTTAAATGTTTGACCAGCCGTGAATTATGTATTGATGACCTTTCAACTGAAAATGTCATTGTTTCTGTTGATACGAGTAAACTTCCTCCTTCGGAAGAGACTCCACCTTCAGAGCCATTGACGGAATTAAATGCACCGCTAACGATTAGTCTGAATCAATTACTATTAACATCCACACAAGTTACTGTTGATGGAACCCAAATTGATTTAGAAAAATTCAGAACAGGGATTCATTGGCAGAAAAAAGCATTAACTCTCTTACCAACAGATATTATTGATTTAGCAATTAATTTACCTGTTAATGAAGAAAAGAGTGCTGAAAAACAGCCTGAAAAACCTGCTGTAGAAGCTAATCCTAATGAAACTGAATCATTAGGCGAAACATTAAAGGCGCTATTTGCCAAGCCATTACTCGCTGAACTACCTGAAGTTATCCTACCTGTAGACCTTGATATCAAAGGAATTAATGGTTCGAATTTGAAATTAACGGGTAGCCAAGATGTGGTTATTAATAACTTAAATATTAGCTTATCTAATAATGGTCAAGATGTCTTACTAAAACAGTTTGCCATTGATTCACCGCAAGGGAACGTCTCGTTGTCTGGTGAAGTCGCATTGAAAGAAAAGTGGCCAGTCTCTTTATCATTAACGGGTGAAAGCCATCTTGATGACCTTGATGGTCAAAAAGTTGACCTTTCTCTTAAAGGCGGTTTGTTAGAGGAGTTGGCATTAGCGCTGAATTTAAGTGGGCCAATTAATGCCACACTTGATGCACAAACTGACCTCGCTCAGGCTGATTTACCAATTCAGCTGACATTAGAAAGCCAAACGTTAAGCTGGCCTTTGGTTGGTGAAGCACAATATAAGCTTGATAATACTCGATTGCGTCTAAATGGCCGACCTTCAGCTTATGATTTATCACTACGTTCCGCAATTACTGGGCTGGATATTCCACCCTCAACCTTGATGTTGGATGCAAAAGGTAATGAACAGCAAATTAATCTTACCCGTTTGCGATTAGCTGCATTAGAAGGCCATGCGGATATCACGGGGGTTGCTGATTGGAGTAAAGCCATCAGTTGGAATGCAGTTTTAACCCTTTCAGGGATCAATACCGTTAAACAATGGCCAGAATGGCCAGCGAAAGTTGATGGTAAAATAGCAACGCGAGGAAGTTTATACGGTGGTAGCTGGCAGCTACAAATTCCTGAAATTATTTTAGATGGTAATGTTAAAAATAATATCTTGAAGGCTCGCGGGCAAGCCGAAGGGAATGCTGCGGGACAATGGAACATTCCTGAGCTAAAACTTGCACTTGGTAAGAACCAAATTGATGTAAAAGGTAGCCTTGCAGATAAATGGAATTTAGACGCTAAAATTAATGCACCGGGTTTAGGCGGCGTTCTTCCGGGATTAGGTGGGGTTATTCTTGGTGACATCAAATTACGAGGTGATTTAGCTGCTCCACAAGTGACGGCTGATTTAACGGCTAAAGGCGTTAAATGGCAAGATGCTCTCTCTGTTGATGATATTGTTATTAAAGGTAATATCTCCTCAGGCGATCAAATTAGTGGTGATTTGTCCGTGGTTGTTCGTCAGCTTAAACAAGCTGATTTATTGATTAGCCAACTGACACTTGATGCAAAAGGGACTGAAAAGCAGCATACAGTTAAACTCAATGTGAAAGGTGAACCAGTTTCAGGCCATTTAGCGCTTGCTGGTGGGTTTGATCGCCAAACGGAAGTGTGGAAAGGTAACTTGAGTAACACTTTGTTTGAAACGCCAGTGGGTGACTGGCAATTGAGCAAGCCTATGTTACTTGATTATGCGAACCAAACTCAGGAAGTGACCATAGGTACACATTGTTGGGTGAATACGAATGCCCGTTTGTGTGTGCCAAAACCAATTAAAGCCGGTAAAAACGGCAGTGCAGATATCGTCCTTGAGCGTTTTGACCTTGCTATGTTGAAACCATTTTTGACTGATGGCACACGAGTTAGCGGTATCTTCAGTGGTAAGGCGAATGTTATCTGGAAAGATGATGGTAGCATGCCACAGGCTAAAGTTGATTTAAATGGTAACCAAATTAAGGCAGTGCAAGTTTTACAAGGTACGCCGTTACCACTTGAATTTGAAACGTTAACGCTAAATGCTGCTCTGAAAAATGGTAAAGCAGATTTAAATTGGTTATTCAAAATTGCGGGTAATGGGCAATTTAAAGGAAATGTGCATATTTCTGATCTTGAAAAGCGCCGTCAGCTTTCAGGTAATATAGAAATAAATTCGATCACGTTAGCACTGATTAAACCATTATTGGGTGAAAAAGAGGTCGCTAATGGTAATTTAAATGCGAATTTACGTCTGGGGGGTACAGCGAATAACCCATTGTTAAATGGTAATTTATCGTTATCAGCCTTAGAAGTTAAATATTCTATGATCCCATTTGATATTAAGAGTGGGAATTTGGGTATTGTCTTTAATGGCACAAATTCCACGATGAATGGGCAAATCAATACACCTGAAGGTTACCTCAATATTAGTGGTGATGCAGATTGGCGTAATATTGATGCTTGGCGAGCAAAAGTTATGGCTGTAGGAAATAATTTGCGTATTTCAATGCCGCCAATGATTAAGGTCGATATTCAGCCTGATATTGTCTTTGAAGCTTCACCAACATTACTGACCTTAAATGGTAGCGTAACGATCCCGTGGGCTAGAATTACAGTTCAAGAATTACCTGAGTCTGCTGTGGGCGCATCTTCTGATGTTGTCATGCTTGATAAAAACCTTAAGCCTATTGATAAAGTGAGTACGCCTATTCCAATTCAAACTGATCTCGAAATCAAGATTGGTAATGATGTGAGATTGGATGCTTTTGGTCTAAAAGCGCGCTTAACGGGAATGTTGAAGGTACTACAAAGCAAACATGGTCTAAACTTAAATGGGCAGATTGATATTCCATCAGGACGTTTCCGTGCTTATGGTCAAGATTTGATTGTACGTAAAGGGCAGATCCAATTCTCTGGGGCACCGGATCAACCTTTCTTAAATCTAGAGGCTATTCGTAATCCTGATAATACCGCAGATGGTGTTATTGCGGGCGTAAAAGTGACTGGACTTGCAGATAAGCCGAAAGTCGAGATATTCTCAGAACCAGCCAAAACACAACAAGAAGCATTGTCCTACCTATTACGTGGTGAAGGGCTTGCAAGTGGAGATGCGAATGGCTCACAAATGACATCAATGCTAATTGGCCTAGGTGTTGCGCAAAGTGGGCAGCTTGTCGGTAAGATTGGTGAAACATTTGGCGTTTCTGATTTGGCGCTCGATACGCAAGGGATTGGTGATAAATCTCAAGTCGTAGTGAGTGGTAAAATTACCAATGATTTACAAATTAAATATGGTGTTGGTATATTTGATTCATTGGCAACATTAACGTTACGTTATAGATTAATGCCTAAACTATATCTGGAAGCCGTGTCTGGTGTGAATCAGGCGCTGGATCTCCTTTATCAATTTGAGTTTTAA
- the tamA gene encoding autotransporter assembly complex protein TamA — protein sequence MHKSPIICFLCLTAVVPVAYGVNLRLNIEGLEGQLNQNVRIQLSNISQDEVQPNGRFRARVEKAIKEGLKPLGYYEPKITFSYQENTPPQRSVLTAKVVPGEPILVRGVDVVLEGGAKDSPSYAKMIKENTPKYGTIQNDGEYESFKGKFSSLAVREGYFDAIMEKSQLGISLENHASYWDFVFNSGERYRFGAISYQGSQIRSDYLDNLAPFKDGEYYTSEQLAEFNRRLVETGWFTSAIVTPNIAKAREEHTDLLPMEGVMIPRAKNFVELGGGYATDVGPRVKATWNKPWVNSRGQSITSNISLSQPEQIIDASYKIPLKANPLEQYYAVQGGYKRTDLNDTESDTTTLNVSRNWDYSSGWQYGVNMRWMLSHFTQADVTNTTMLLYPGANASRIRQRGGVMPTWGDSQRYSIDYSNEIWGSDIDFLVLQTKHVWVRTPWEGHRFVLRGNLGWIETNSFDKVPPDLRFFAGGDGSVRGYGYQKISPEDRNGKLTGASKLVVGSVEYDYNFSGNWWGAAFVDSGEAVNDIKKSDFKTGAGVGIRWVSPVGPIKFDIATPIGDADNDRIQFYIGLGTEL from the coding sequence GTGCACAAATCCCCTATCATCTGTTTTCTCTGCTTAACGGCGGTAGTTCCCGTAGCTTACGGTGTGAATCTTCGCCTTAATATTGAAGGGCTTGAAGGGCAATTAAATCAAAACGTCCGTATTCAACTTTCTAATATTTCTCAAGACGAAGTGCAGCCAAACGGTCGCTTTCGTGCTCGCGTTGAAAAAGCGATTAAAGAAGGTTTGAAACCATTAGGTTACTATGAACCAAAGATTACTTTTAGCTATCAAGAGAATACACCTCCGCAACGCTCGGTATTAACAGCTAAAGTGGTACCTGGTGAACCTATTTTAGTGAGAGGTGTTGATGTTGTTTTAGAAGGTGGTGCAAAGGATAGTCCTAGCTACGCTAAAATGATCAAAGAGAACACACCAAAATATGGCACCATTCAAAATGATGGCGAATACGAAAGCTTTAAAGGTAAATTTAGTAGCCTTGCTGTTCGTGAGGGTTATTTTGATGCAATAATGGAAAAAAGCCAGTTAGGTATCTCCTTAGAAAATCATGCTTCTTACTGGGATTTTGTGTTTAATAGCGGCGAACGTTATCGTTTTGGCGCTATTTCTTATCAAGGTTCACAAATTCGTTCTGATTATCTGGATAACCTTGCACCTTTTAAAGATGGTGAATATTACACATCAGAACAATTAGCCGAGTTTAACCGCAGATTAGTTGAAACAGGCTGGTTTACTTCTGCAATTGTGACGCCAAATATTGCCAAAGCTCGCGAGGAACATACTGACTTGTTGCCAATGGAAGGGGTCATGATTCCTAGGGCAAAGAACTTTGTTGAGCTTGGTGGCGGTTATGCAACGGATGTTGGTCCACGAGTTAAGGCAACATGGAATAAACCGTGGGTGAATTCTCGTGGACAAAGTATTACCTCAAATATTAGTTTGTCACAACCTGAACAAATCATTGACGCAAGTTATAAAATCCCTCTTAAAGCGAACCCACTTGAGCAATATTATGCCGTTCAAGGTGGCTATAAACGTACCGATTTAAATGATACTGAATCTGATACCACAACATTAAATGTGTCTCGCAATTGGGATTATTCAAGCGGCTGGCAATATGGCGTAAATATGCGCTGGATGCTCAGCCACTTTACACAAGCAGATGTCACTAATACAACAATGCTGCTGTACCCCGGCGCAAATGCTAGCCGTATTCGCCAGCGCGGTGGTGTTATGCCGACATGGGGTGATAGCCAACGTTATTCTATTGATTACTCAAATGAAATTTGGGGGTCAGATATTGATTTCCTCGTCTTACAAACTAAACATGTGTGGGTTCGAACACCGTGGGAAGGCCACCGTTTTGTATTGAGAGGAAATTTAGGCTGGATTGAAACAAATAGCTTTGACAAAGTTCCGCCAGATCTCCGTTTCTTTGCAGGTGGTGATGGTAGCGTTCGCGGCTATGGTTATCAAAAAATTTCACCTGAAGATCGTAATGGTAAATTGACTGGGGCTTCAAAACTGGTCGTAGGTTCTGTTGAATATGATTATAACTTCTCAGGTAATTGGTGGGGCGCGGCTTTTGTTGATTCAGGGGAAGCGGTCAATGATATCAAAAAAAGTGACTTTAAAACGGGGGCGGGTGTTGGTATCCGCTGGGTTTCACCGGTAGGGCCTATAAAATTTGATATTGCCACTCCGATCGGAGATGCAGATAACGATAGAATTCAATTTTACATCGGATTGGGGACAGAGCTATGA
- the msrA gene encoding peptide-methionine (S)-S-oxide reductase MsrA, with amino-acid sequence MPSNKSQLVNNSHALPGRENTMPHSPYHAVNNHSIDNIPENMETAYFAMGCFWGVERLFWQQNGVYATSAGYSGGITHNPTYEEVCTGLTGHTEIVKVVFDPQVISYNDLLKLFWENHDPAQGMRQGGDIGTQYRSAIYTTSEKQLQQAQKTLADYQQAMKAQGDLRPITTEIQPLNTFYFAEDYHQQYLYKNPEGYCGLGGIGVCLAPQNIN; translated from the coding sequence ATGCCGTCGAATAAGTCTCAATTAGTCAATAATTCACACGCTTTGCCCGGCAGAGAAAACACAATGCCGCATTCACCATATCATGCAGTCAATAATCATTCGATTGATAATATTCCTGAAAATATGGAAACTGCCTATTTTGCCATGGGTTGTTTCTGGGGCGTCGAGCGCCTATTTTGGCAACAAAATGGCGTTTATGCCACCTCTGCGGGCTATAGTGGTGGAATTACACATAATCCGACTTATGAAGAAGTCTGCACAGGCTTAACTGGGCATACTGAAATCGTCAAAGTGGTGTTTGATCCCCAAGTGATAAGTTATAACGATCTATTAAAGTTATTTTGGGAAAACCACGACCCTGCTCAAGGTATGCGTCAAGGTGGTGATATTGGAACACAATATCGCTCTGCTATTTACACAACATCTGAAAAACAATTGCAACAAGCACAAAAGACACTAGCAGATTATCAGCAAGCAATGAAAGCACAAGGTGATTTACGCCCTATCACTACCGAGATCCAGCCACTCAATACGTTCTATTTTGCAGAAGATTACCATCAACAATATCTGTACAAAAACCCTGAAGGATATTGTGGTCTTGGTGGAATTGGCGTTTGCTTAGCACCACAGAACATAAACTAG
- a CDS encoding hemolysin family protein, with protein MLNSLLIVLLLCAISAFFSLSEISLAASRRIKLKLMADEGNINAQHVLKLQEMPGMFFTVVQIGLNAVAILAGIVGESAFSPALQDIFIKFLSPAWAQQTASIISFIIVTSLFILVADLTPKRIGMVKPEAIAVRIVNPMRFCLVALSPLVWFFNGLANLIFKIFKLPIARNEDITSDDIFAVVEAGAVAGVLRKQEHELIENVFELESRTVPSAMTPRENIIFFDKHESEESIKHKISTEPHSKFLVCNGDIDHIIGYVDSKVLLNRVLNGQSLNLQDGVQIQNALMIPDTLSLSDTLEAFKASGVDFAVILNEYALVMGLITINDVMTTLMGDLIGPGQEEQIVVRDENSWLVEGGTPIEDVQRVLDIDEFPDFSNYETIGGFMMYRLRKVPKRTDFVKYAGYKFEVVDIDNYKIDQLLVTRITTPPGPVVVQPGINSTETANAQNSTQETKK; from the coding sequence ATGCTTAATAGTTTACTTATCGTTCTTTTGTTATGTGCAATTAGCGCATTTTTTTCTTTGTCAGAAATATCTCTGGCGGCCTCTCGTCGTATCAAACTCAAGTTAATGGCTGATGAAGGTAATATCAATGCGCAACATGTTTTGAAATTACAAGAAATGCCGGGCATGTTTTTTACTGTCGTGCAAATCGGCCTTAATGCTGTCGCAATCTTAGCTGGTATTGTTGGTGAATCTGCTTTTTCGCCGGCTTTGCAAGATATTTTTATTAAGTTTTTATCGCCTGCTTGGGCGCAACAAACTGCATCAATCATCTCTTTTATTATTGTCACCAGCTTATTTATTTTAGTGGCTGACCTCACACCTAAACGTATCGGCATGGTAAAACCGGAAGCAATTGCTGTCCGTATTGTTAATCCAATGCGTTTTTGCTTAGTTGCACTTAGCCCACTTGTATGGTTTTTTAATGGGCTTGCTAACCTTATTTTTAAAATATTTAAGCTCCCTATTGCTCGTAATGAAGATATCACCTCAGATGATATTTTCGCAGTCGTTGAAGCAGGCGCCGTCGCAGGTGTTCTGCGTAAACAAGAGCATGAATTGATTGAAAATGTCTTTGAACTTGAATCACGTACCGTTCCTTCAGCGATGACACCAAGAGAAAATATTATTTTCTTTGATAAACATGAGTCAGAAGAGAGCATTAAACATAAAATTTCAACTGAGCCACATTCGAAATTTTTAGTCTGTAATGGTGATATTGACCATATTATTGGTTACGTTGATTCTAAAGTGTTACTTAATCGCGTGTTAAATGGTCAAAGTTTAAACTTACAAGATGGCGTTCAAATCCAAAATGCATTAATGATCCCAGATACGTTATCTCTGTCTGATACTCTGGAAGCCTTTAAAGCAAGTGGCGTTGATTTTGCCGTCATCCTCAATGAATACGCATTAGTCATGGGACTTATCACGATTAATGATGTTATGACCACATTGATGGGCGATTTAATTGGTCCTGGTCAAGAAGAACAAATTGTTGTTCGTGATGAAAATTCATGGCTGGTTGAGGGTGGAACACCAATAGAAGATGTGCAGCGTGTTTTAGATATTGATGAATTCCCTGACTTCAGTAACTATGAAACTATTGGCGGTTTCATGATGTACCGTCTTAGAAAAGTACCAAAGCGGACAGATTTTGTGAAATATGCGGGATATAAATTTGAAGTTGTTGATATTGATAACTACAAGATAGATCAATTACTTGTGACAAGGATTACCACCCCGCCTGGGCCTGTAGTCGTGCAACCTGGAATAAACAGCACGGAAACGGCTAACGCACAAAACTCAACACAAGAAACAAAAAAATAA
- a CDS encoding DUF1107 domain-containing protein has translation MKIFNRYNPSKIALYVKTLFRGRLYIKGFGAFEFNYGKILPPKVEDKQHFNVMSEVNKQVLILQSELG, from the coding sequence ATGAAAATTTTTAACCGTTATAACCCATCCAAAATAGCACTTTACGTGAAAACACTGTTCCGCGGTCGCCTCTATATCAAAGGGTTTGGTGCCTTTGAATTCAACTATGGCAAAATATTACCGCCAAAAGTTGAAGATAAGCAGCATTTCAATGTTATGAGTGAGGTTAATAAACAAGTTCTTATCTTACAATCTGAATTGGGGTAG